Sequence from the uncultured Sunxiuqinia sp. genome:
TAAATTCACATGCCATGTCAACTATACTCTTGGTAAAGATGACAGCAACAGAACAATAATAAAGCTCTACTAAAATTACTTGTAATTAACCTAAAACAACCGCTTATGAAATAAAACGATGCTAAAAAAAAGGAGATGCTACAAACACCTCCTTCTCTGTTTCATATGTGCTTAAGCTCCTTAAACTTTGTGCACATAAAAATTTGAATTATAAAACTCAAATCATTACAAATTTATGAAAAAAAATCATTATTCATGGATTTCCACGGCTAAGCCTCTGTGGAGATCGAAACTGTTAAGAACAATGAGACTAACGCTGTTTGCAATACTGATAAGTGTAGTGCAAATTTTTGCAACAAACGCACACGCTCAACAAAACCGTCTGAGCCTAAACCTGAAAAATACGTCCATAAGGAAGTGTGTTAGGACAAATTGAAAATCATACAGATTTCTATTTCATATATTAACGCCAAGGCGGTTGATGTTGAAAAGGTGGTGAGCGTTGATGTTGAAAATGAGTCGATCCCAGAAATACTTGACGAAATTTTTAAAGGAACAAATGTGACCTATAAGATAGACAAAAGACAAATTGCTATCTCAACAAATATAGCCGAAAATACGGTTCAACAAAAGATTACGGTGTCTGGACGTGTGACTGACACCTCTGGCTTGCCACTTCCGGGAGTAACCGTTGAATT
This genomic interval carries:
- a CDS encoding carboxypeptidase regulatory-like domain-containing protein; translation: MKIIQISISYINAKAVDVEKVVSVDVENESIPEILDEIFKGTNVTYKIDKRQIAISTNIAENTVQQKITVSGRVTDTSGLPLPGVTVELKGTTQGTITDFDGNYTISNVPADGTLFFFVFRNEDTGNPSGWENKH